AACCATTGACGGGACAAGTTCCACTAATTTCCCTAGCGTCATCATCAATACAGCACAAGGGGCTGGAAGTTCAGGAGATATAGTAATCAACACAGGTTCCCTCAACCTGATCGGTCTTGCAGTGATAACCGCTGTTACGACAGGACAAGGCAATGCTGGAAACGTGACCATTCGAGCTAGGGATGGGGTTTCGATTTCGGGAAAAAATAGTGCAATCACCAGTAGTGTGAGCGCGTCAGGTGTAGGGAATGGGGGGAAAATTGATATCCAGGCGCGATCGCTTTTGTTGTCCAACGGTGCTCTACTGGGTACCAGCACGTTAGGACGAGGAAATGCTGGCAATATTCAAATCAATGTTTCTGACTCTGTTTCTCTAAATGGTGGCTCTGGTGTGATAGCTATCAGTGGCGGACAGGGTGATGCGGGGAATGTAACAATTGCTGCTGGCGGCCAAGTTGCCTTGGATGGAATAGGGAACGAGGACGCGCCTAGCTCCATCTCTACGTCTGTAGGAGCAACAAAGATACCAGGATTCACGGGCGGACGCAAAGGGGGCGACATTACTATCAACGCTGGGTCGCTAGCTCTCACCAATGGCGCTCAACTCGATAGCAGTACTGAAGGACGGGGGGATGCGGGCAGTGTGAGAATTAATGCTCGCGAGACAGTTACATTTGACGGCCAAGCCAGTAATGGATACTCCAGTGGAGCGTTCAGCCGGGTGGTAAAAGGAGCCGAAGGGGATGGTGGTGACATTGAGATTACCACAGGGTCGCTGTTACTCACCAATGGCGGTGGACTGAGTGCCAACACTTTTGGACAAGGGGATGCAGGTAGTGTGATCATCCGCGCTAGGGATATCGTGCGATTTGACGGTGTGGGCAGCGATGGCGCATCAAGTGGAGTTGCCAGCACGGTGGAATCTACAGGTGTTGGCAACGGCGGTGGCATTGACATCAGCACGGGGTCTCTGTTCGTCACTGAGGGCGCGGTTATGGCTGCCAGTACCTTTGGTCGAGGAGATGCAGGTAGCGTGAGGATTAGCGCTAGGGATACGGTGCGATTTGAGGGGGTGGGCAGTAATGGACAATCCAGTGGAGCTTTCAGCACGGTGGCATCCACAGGCATCGGCAATGGCGGTGGTATTGACATCAGTACGGGTTCTCTATTCGTCACTAATGGTGCTCAACTGAATGCCAGCACCCTCGGACTGGGAAATACTGGCAGTGTGACCATCCGCGCTGGAGATACGGTGCGATTTGAGGGGGTGGGCAGCGATGGACGGTTCGGTGGAGCTTTCAGCGCGGTAAGCTCCACAGAGGGCGGCAATGGCGGTGGCATTGACATCACCACGGGGTCTCTGTTCGTCACTGAGGGCGCGAGGCTGATTACCAGCACCTTCGGACAGGGAGCCGCAGGCAGTGTGACCATCCGCGCTAGTGATACAGTGCGCTTCCAGAGCGTGGGCCGCGGTGGGACATCCAGTGGAGCTTTCAGCACGGTGGAATCCACAGGCATTGCTAAGGGCGGAGACATTGACATCACCACGGGTTCTCTGTTCGTCACCGATGGGGCTGTTGTGACTGCCAGCACCTTTGGACGGGGGAATGCTGGCAGAGTCAGGATTAATGCCGATAATCAGATTTCCCTTGAGGGACGAAGTGGGGTTGCCAGTTTGGTGGGACCTAAAGCTGTGGGTGATGGCGGGAGGATAGAGATTACCACCGACTCGCTTTCCCTGACAGATGCCTTCATATCTTCTCAAAATCTAGGAACTGGCATTGCCGGTGACATCACCATCCAGACGACGCAAAACCTGGAACTAAATCGCTCATCTATTGCTTCTACCACGCAATCGGGTAACGGTGGCGATATGACCCTGGCAGTGGGGGATTTATTACTGATGCGTAACGGTAGCCTGATTTCTACTGAAGCTGGCACGGCGCTTTCGGGTGGAAATGGTGGCAACATCAGGATTAACGTTGACTTCGTGGTTGCCGTCCCAAAAGAAGATAGCGATATTATTGCCAATGCCTATGAAGGGAAGGGAGGTAATATCAACATCACTACTCAGGGCATCTTTGGCTTGGAGTTTCGAGAAAAGCTGACTCCACTGAGTGACATCACAGCTAGTTCTGAGTTGGGCGTAGACGGTGAGTTTCAACTCGATTTGCTCACCAATGTTGACCCCAGTCGAGGCTTAGCCGAGTTGCCCACTAATGTAGTAGATGCATCAGAGCAGATTGACCGCCGCTGCACACCCACTGGTTCAACGCAAGAGCGCAGCAGCTTTACCGTTACGGGTCGGGGGGGTTTGCCAGCCAGTCCTAACGACCCTCTACAGGCTGAATCATTAATAACCAATTGGGTCAGCTTTGACTCTAACGTTGAAACTAACAAGCCTCCAGCCACTACAACGCCCAAGAGTTCCGGTTCCAGACAGCTTGTGGAAGCTCAAGGGTGGTACTTCAACCAGAAAGGGGAAGTTGTCCTCACGGCTTCTACGCATGTTGTGACGCCTCAAGGGCAGTGGCTTTCCCCGCCTGAGTGCAACCCTGCCCAATAAGCCCTTCAAATTTCAAATGAAGAGGTTAATGCAAATAGCTTAATGGATCTGATGACTCAAGGTGTGATCACAAATCTAAGGTTCGACCATGTTGCGTTGATGGGAGCGCATTTTTACTAGTGCAAGAAGGCAGTTCGCGTAGCGTTCTCCGTAGGAGTAGACAGGAGGCAGGAGGCAGAGCGAAGAAAGGTTGTACAGTAAGCTTTTTTACTTTTTTGAACGGGTGGGGTATTTTCGCCGCGCTGCACTAGGATTTGAAGATCTTGAAAACACGCCCTAGCGTTAAGAGAGCCAGTAACCTACATTTTCTGCTCAAGTTCATCATCACTAGCTTTATCTTGAACGACTACATCTGCTGGAGTTCCCCTCTCACCCTCTTCCTCGGAAGATTCACTAACGTCCAGGGAGTCAGACACAATGACAATTTCTGTCTGATTTTCATGGGCGGAATGCCATTGATCCAGAAGATCTTTAATAATGACCTCCTTTAACCAAACCTGACCCACAACAGTAAGGGGGAGAGCCAAAAGTAACCCTAAAAATCCAAAGAACGTAGCAAAAAATACTTGAGCTAATAAGGTTACAGCAGGAAGAAGTGATACTTGCTGTGCCATCACATATGGAGTCAATAAGTTCGATTCAACCTGTTGAATTAAGACGTAGAGCAGCAAGACAGCGAAAGACTTCCACGGAGTATCGAGAAGCGCGATCGCCATTGGGGGTATCACACTCAGCGTCGGTCCAATATTGGGAATAAAGGTGAAAAATCCAGCCAAAGCCGCTTGTGCCAGTGGTAATCTGATTCTCAGAATCAACAACCCCACAAAACTCAACGAGGCAATGACGAACATATTAAAAAGAATCCCAGCCAACCACCCTCGTAAAGCGACTGTGCATTCATTCAAAATGTAGTCCACT
This sequence is a window from Microcoleus sp. AS-A8. Protein-coding genes within it:
- a CDS encoding filamentous hemagglutinin N-terminal domain-containing protein; translation: MRISAFWQRYRHLGIVSALGISGAIALCNYTLAQNITLDGTLGPAGTLTGPRYVIPQEVGQTVENNLFHSFGQFGLLLGERVGFASAANIRNILVRVTGGSPSLIDGLIYTDSANVNLFLINPSGIQLGSNAGLDVGGRNRGSFVATTVDALVWPNGGQFSATNPSGANSLLTITGDPGGFLSQSRAPAPIVSSGNALGVVRGQSLLLLGGNVNVEGGVLVAPGGRVELGGLSEPGTVQLNADGNNLSLSFPNNIARADVSLTNGSLVAVSGGGGGSIAVNARNLTISGESGLIAGIRSGLGAIDAKAGNIEINATDTVTIDGTSSTNFPSVIINTAQGAGSSGDIVINTGSLNLIGLAVITAVTTGQGNAGNVTIRARDGVSISGKNSAITSSVSASGVGNGGKIDIQARSLLLSNGALLGTSTLGRGNAGNIQINVSDSVSLNGGSGVIAISGGQGDAGNVTIAAGGQVALDGIGNEDAPSSISTSVGATKIPGFTGGRKGGDITINAGSLALTNGAQLDSSTEGRGDAGSVRINARETVTFDGQASNGYSSGAFSRVVKGAEGDGGDIEITTGSLLLTNGGGLSANTFGQGDAGSVIIRARDIVRFDGVGSDGASSGVASTVESTGVGNGGGIDISTGSLFVTEGAVMAASTFGRGDAGSVRISARDTVRFEGVGSNGQSSGAFSTVASTGIGNGGGIDISTGSLFVTNGAQLNASTLGLGNTGSVTIRAGDTVRFEGVGSDGRFGGAFSAVSSTEGGNGGGIDITTGSLFVTEGARLITSTFGQGAAGSVTIRASDTVRFQSVGRGGTSSGAFSTVESTGIAKGGDIDITTGSLFVTDGAVVTASTFGRGNAGRVRINADNQISLEGRSGVASLVGPKAVGDGGRIEITTDSLSLTDAFISSQNLGTGIAGDITIQTTQNLELNRSSIASTTQSGNGGDMTLAVGDLLLMRNGSLISTEAGTALSGGNGGNIRINVDFVVAVPKEDSDIIANAYEGKGGNINITTQGIFGLEFREKLTPLSDITASSELGVDGEFQLDLLTNVDPSRGLAELPTNVVDASEQIDRRCTPTGSTQERSSFTVTGRGGLPASPNDPLQAESLITNWVSFDSNVETNKPPATTTPKSSGSRQLVEAQGWYFNQKGEVVLTASTHVVTPQGQWLSPPECNPAQ
- a CDS encoding AI-2E family transporter, whose protein sequence is MSLGKWIGLLAFILSLYILWQIREVLLLIFAAVVLTNALNVLVERFSRSGIKRGFSVLLSVLVLLTILVGFFLLIVPPFAEQFHELSLLVPKGIQRFSTWVEILQARISPQLIQYLPSIEQLSQQLQPLVNRLLGGGFTFFSNSLGVLVKILLVLVLTLMLLANPAAYRRSFVRLFPAFYRRRVDYILNECTVALRGWLAGILFNMFVIASLSFVGLLILRIRLPLAQAALAGFFTFIPNIGPTLSVIPPMAIALLDTPWKSFAVLLLYVLIQQVESNLLTPYVMAQQVSLLPAVTLLAQVFFATFFGFLGLLLALPLTVVGQVWLKEVIIKDLLDQWHSAHENQTEIVIVSDSLDVSESSEEEGERGTPADVVVQDKASDDELEQKM